A genomic region of Streptomyces diastaticus subsp. diastaticus contains the following coding sequences:
- the hppD gene encoding 4-hydroxyphenylpyruvate dioxygenase, which translates to MDIGAVDHVEFYVGDAQQSAFYLCTGFGFRVCGQAGPENGQADHRSLLLRQGGTEIVLTSALTPDHPAAAYVAQHGDGVANIAFEVSDAAKAFALAVERGATAVEEPVVHSQDGTEVVTASVLGFGDVAHRFVQRSGDRDQFLPGVMDIFAADPDEGEQLLSIVDHAAICLPAGQLRSTVAFYEKVFGFSQIFEEFIEVGSQAMDSKVVQSPSGKVTFTLIEPVTDREPGQIDTFLARHGGAGVQHLALLCDDIVSTVETLGNRGVAFLQTPGSYYDQLQERFVRSNLLVEDLRRTNVLIDEDHWGQVFQIFTQSQHVRKTFFWEVIDRHGARTFGSGNIKALYEAVAREKITS; encoded by the coding sequence ATGGACATCGGAGCCGTAGACCACGTCGAGTTCTACGTCGGAGACGCACAGCAGTCGGCGTTCTACCTCTGCACCGGGTTCGGCTTCCGGGTGTGCGGACAGGCCGGCCCCGAGAACGGGCAGGCCGACCACCGCTCGCTGCTGCTGCGGCAGGGCGGTACCGAGATCGTCCTCACCTCCGCGCTGACTCCTGACCACCCGGCCGCGGCCTACGTGGCTCAGCACGGCGACGGTGTCGCCAACATCGCGTTCGAGGTCAGCGACGCGGCCAAGGCGTTCGCGCTCGCGGTGGAACGGGGGGCCACCGCAGTCGAGGAGCCGGTCGTGCACAGCCAGGACGGCACCGAAGTGGTCACCGCCTCGGTCCTGGGCTTCGGGGACGTGGCGCACCGCTTCGTCCAGCGGTCCGGGGACCGGGACCAGTTCCTGCCCGGGGTGATGGACATCTTCGCCGCCGACCCCGACGAGGGCGAGCAGCTCCTGAGCATCGTCGACCACGCGGCGATCTGCCTGCCGGCCGGGCAGCTCCGCTCCACCGTCGCCTTCTACGAGAAGGTCTTCGGCTTCTCCCAGATCTTCGAGGAGTTCATCGAGGTCGGCAGCCAGGCCATGGACTCCAAGGTGGTGCAGAGCCCGTCCGGCAAGGTGACCTTCACCCTGATCGAGCCGGTCACCGACCGCGAACCCGGCCAGATCGACACCTTCCTGGCCCGCCACGGCGGCGCGGGCGTCCAGCACCTGGCCCTGCTCTGCGACGACATCGTCTCGACCGTGGAGACCCTGGGCAACCGCGGCGTCGCGTTCCTCCAGACCCCGGGCTCCTACTACGACCAGCTCCAGGAGCGCTTCGTCCGCTCGAACCTCCTGGTCGAGGACCTGCGCCGGACCAATGTGCTGATCGACGAGGACCACTGGGGCCAGGTGTTCCAGATCTTCACCCAGTCCCAGCACGTCCGGAAGACCTTCTTCTGGGAGGTCATCGACCGGCACGGCGCCCGCACCTTCGGCAGCGGCAACATCAAGGCGCTCTACGAAGCGGTCGCCCGCGAGAAGATCACCTCCTGA